A region of the Actinomycetes bacterium genome:
TCCTGCTCTCGGATGTGGGTCCCCTCCACGGGGGACATTCCATTGTGGGGGCCACCGGTCGGGCGCACAAGCCCGCCGGGACCAACTCGGGCTAGTTGAGGATCTTGGTGACGCGGCCAGCACCCACGGTGCGGCCACCCTCACGAATCGCGAAACGCAAACCGTCATCCATCGCGATCGGAGCAATCAACTCCACCGTCATCTCGGTGTTGTCACCAGGCATGCACATCTCAG
Encoded here:
- the tuf gene encoding elongation factor Tu (EF-Tu; promotes GTP-dependent binding of aminoacyl-tRNA to the A-site of ribosomes during protein biosynthesis; when the tRNA anticodon matches the mRNA codon, GTP hydrolysis results; the inactive EF-Tu-GDP leaves the ribosome and release of GDP is promoted by elongation factor Ts; many prokaryotes have two copies of the gene encoding EF-Tu) translates to EMCMPGDNTEMTVELIAPIAMDDGLRFAIREGGRTVGAGRVTKILN